AGTGAACAGAAGGAACACTAACGGCTCTCCCTGAATTGGGGAGAGCCGTTGGCCTAAGCGGGAGGTTTGAAGCCTTAACGGGTGGCTACACCTTTGGCTTTGGCGATTATGTTAAAGCTCAGCGTAAACGTATCATCAATAGCTTTGTCGGCCGCAGTGCCAAATAGGGTAGAGCCGAATTTGACATCGTACTTGGTGCGGTTTACCGTGGCTACGCCCGAAGCGGCTGCCACACCGTTTTTCACGCCTACTTTGGCTGGAAAGCTGATGAGGTTGGTTTTGCCTTTAATGGTCAAATTACCCGTAACAATGGCGTTGTTACCGTCGGCGTTACCCTTCAGCGGCTTGACACTGGTGATGACGAAGGTAGCCGTAGAGTATTTTTCCACACCAAAGAAGTCATCCGACTTGAGGTGACCAACTAGTTTGGCGTTGTAATCGGCATCAGTGAGGTCTGTGTTCTTTAGGGAGGTCATATCCACAACGAACGTACCGCCCACCAACTGGGTACCCTTCACTTGCACAGTGCCTTCTTTCAGATTTATGGTTCCGCTGTGCTGGCCACCAACTTTCTTGCCCGTCCAGCCGAGCGAACTCAACTGCGGCTGTACTTGGTAGATTTCCGCAACGGCTTT
The window above is part of the Hymenobacter radiodurans genome. Proteins encoded here:
- a CDS encoding YceI family protein produces the protein MKKLLSSLVFAATILSTPVQAANGLVTSKPATAKAVAEIYQVQPQLSSLGWTGKKVGGQHSGTINLKEGTVQVKGTQLVGGTFVVDMTSLKNTDLTDADYNAKLVGHLKSDDFFGVEKYSTATFVITSVKPLKGNADGNNAIVTGNLTIKGKTNLISFPAKVGVKNGVAAASGVATVNRTKYDVKFGSTLFGTAADKAIDDTFTLSFNIIAKAKGVATR